One window from the genome of Paramormyrops kingsleyae isolate MSU_618 chromosome 3, PKINGS_0.4, whole genome shotgun sequence encodes:
- the adam8a gene encoding disintegrin and metalloproteinase domain-containing protein 8a isoform X3: MRGFLRVGQAVYLIEPLGSSADGDHALYRQEHLRRNKRAACGHGNATVYDLIPGVAAHMLPSGLKSQPLMRPQRFVELFLVADNAEFQKFGKSMQKIEARMLEVANHVDKLYRPLNFRVMLVGLEVWSYRDNIDVKSDPHETLKNFLSWRKENLIKKKKHDNAQFITGVEFVGPTVGLAVKSTMCTLDSGAVNEDHNVNPIGVASTIAHEMGHNLGMSHDASQCTCGTRSPSHNCIMSDTVGLVYPEAFSGCSLTELREFVENQNPTCLLDVPGTDRLFGGPVCGNAFVEPGEQCDCGTVEECSDSCCNASTCQLAEGAECAQGECCQQCQIKPAGSLCRASATDCDLAEYCTGQSPHCPKDTFKMNGVPCYSERGYCYNGRCPTLQSHCTHLWGKGTQVALDVCFKQNIQGTKDAYCRKSSYGNQGCAPRDMKCGKIFCSGGSEFPITHQKATITLGPRVQCKIAVDNSDGEDLGMVPTGTKCGDKKVCLGHACQDIAAYGSGDCSAKCNNRGVCNHERQCHCDPGWAPPYCSTRLANAPLDWFPLVVGVSVTVVVILVLATGAALYHRRKTRRPYLCKTKCPGGSGLSNPVFQEGGIRDSPPQISQPMFMESTDTRALSFPVGITVIPSRPAPQSPGQPASGSAQVVKPTTPPPPVPQARPSPPTKPLPALNVRPQTPPSGPSPPVPPAKPTSAQPPWKHKQVAVGRTAGPKPPPKPR; this comes from the exons AAAAGCCAGCCGCTTATGAGACCACAGAGGTTTGTGGAGCTGTTTCTGGTGGCGGACAATGCAGAG TTTCAGAAATTTGGGAAGAGCATGCAGAAGATTGAAGCCAGAATGCTCGAAGTCGCCAACCACGTTGACAAG TTGTATCGACCCCTGAATTTCCGCGTCATGTTGGTGGGTCTCGAGGTTTGGTCATACAGAGACAACATCGACGTCAAAAGCGATCCTCACGAAACCTTGAAAAACTTCCTGAGCTGGCGGAAGGAAAATCTtatcaaaaaaaagaaacacgaCAATGCACAGTTTATCAC TGGTGTTGAGTTCGTCGGCCCCACTGTTGGCTTGGCAGTAAAATCTACAATGTGCACGTTGGACTCTGGCGCCGTGAACGAG GACCACAACGTTAACCCCATCGGTGTGGCCTCTACCATTGCTCACGAAATGGGCCACAACCTGGGCATGTCCCACGATGCCTCTCAGTGTACCTGCGGGACGAGATCGCCCTCCCACAACTGCATCATGTCAGACACTGTTGG GCTGGTTTACCCAGAAGCCTTTAGCGGCTGCAGTCTAACCGAACTGAGGGAATTTGTGGAGAACCAAAATCCCACCTGCCTGCTGGATGTCCCAGGCACAGACCGGCTTTTTGGGGGTCCAGTGTGCGGCAATGCCTTTGTAGAGCCAGGGGAGCAGTGTGACTGCGGAACGGTGGAG GAATGCAGTGACTCCTGCTGCAATGCCAGCACATGCCAGCTGGCAGAAGGGGCTGAGTGTGCGCAGGGAGAGTGCTGCCAGCAGTGCCAG ATAAAGCCTGCGGGGTCTCTTTGCCGAGCCAGCGCCACCGATTGCGACCTTGCCGAGTACTGTACGGGTCAGAGCCCGCACTGCCCCAAGGACACCTTCAAGATGAACGGGGTGCCCTGCTACTCTGAGAGAGGCTACTGCTACAATGGGCGATGCCCCACCCTGCAGAGTCACTGCACACACCTCTGGGGGAAAG GTACACAGGTGGCCTTGGATGTGTGCTTCAAGCAGAACATACAAGGTACCAAGGATGCTTACTGTAGGAAGAGTAGCTATGGTAACCAGGGCTGCGCACCCAG GGACATGAAGTGTGGGAAGATCTTCTGCAGTGGAGGGAGCGAGTTCCCCATCACGCACCAGAAGGCCACCATCACCTTGGGGCCCAGAGTGCAGTGCAAAATCGCCGTGGACAACTCTGACGGGGAAGACCTGGGGATGGTCCCCACCGGAACCAAATGCGGTGACAAGAAG GTCTGCCTTGGCCATGCCTGTCAGGATATTGCGGCCTATGGCTCAGGAGACTGCTCTGCTAAATGCAACAACCGTGGG GTCTGCAACCATGAGAGGCAGTGTCACTGTGACCCTGGTTGGGCCCCACCCTACTGCAGCACAAGGTTGGCCAACGCCCCCTTAG ATTGGTTTCCTCTGGTTGTTGGCGTTTCTGTCACTGTTGTGGTGATTCTGGTCCTGGCCACCGGGGCGGCGCTGTATCACAGACGTAAGACGAGGAGACCATACCTCTGTAAAAC AAAATGCCCTGGTGGCTCGGGTTTGTCTAACCCGGTCTTCCAGGAGGGTGGCATTAGGGACAGCCCGCCCCAGATCAGCCAGCCCATGTTTATGGAGTCCACAGACACCCGAGCACTCTCATTCCCGGTGGGAATCACGGTCATTCCCAGCCGACCAGCTCCACAG TCCCCAGGGCAGCCTGCTTCAGGCTCAGCTCAG GTGGTTAAACCTACCACCCCACCTCCACCAGTTCCACAA GCAAGACCGTCACCTCCAACAAAGCCTTTACCAGCCTTGAATGTGAGGCCG CAGACTCCCCCATCTGGCCCTTCTCCGCCAGTGCCCCCCGCAAAGCCGACATCAGCACAGCCGCCATGGAAGCATAAGCAG GTTGCAGTAGGAAGGACAGCAGGACCAAAACCTCCACCTAAGCCCAGATGA
- the spef1 gene encoding sperm flagellar protein 1, with the protein MATELTEETLQDLYAWIDKIPLSRPKRNIARDFSDGVMAAELVKHFYPKMVDLHNYTQANSTQQKLSNWTILNRKVFSKFNFHIPEDCVRKIMCSTPGSIEPVLCTLRERMEAGPKEIAQEERQNLEYYQISNEKQHAELIHMPATPLYVKPSPGRQEEKQKMSSGPITAQNSQMDQTLHWLVEEKDRDLLALQETVEILQVKVSRLEHLLQLKDLRIEDLTRHVERYKKRANKK; encoded by the exons ATGGCTACAGAATTAACTGAAGAAACACTGCAAGATCTTTATGCCTGGATTGATAAAATACCGCTTTCCAGACCGAAGAGGAACATAGCGAGGGACTTCAGTGATGGAG tGATGGCTGCTGAACTTGTGAAGCACTTCTACCCCAAAATGGTGGACCTCCATAACTACACCCAAGCAAATTCTACCCAACAGAAACTGTCCAACTGGACTATCCTCAACAG AAAGGTGTTCTCCAAGTTTAACTTCCACATACCCGAAGACTGTGTGAGGAAGATCATGTGCAGCACCCCTGGGTCCATCGAGCCGGTTCTCTGTACACTGAGAGAGAGGATGGAGGCTGGGCCGAAGGAGATAGCTCAGGAGGAGAGGCAG AATTTGGAATACTACCAGATCTCTAACGAGAAACAGCATGCAG AGTTGATCCACATGCCAGCAACGCCTCTTTATGTGAAACCAAGCCCAGGGAGACAGGAGGAGAAGCAGAAAATGAG CTCTGGGCCTATCACAGCGCAGAACTCACAGATGGACCAGACACTGCACTGGCTGGTGGAGGAGAAGGACAGAGATCTGCTAGCCCTGCAGGAGACAGTGGAG ATCTTGCAGGTAAAGGTGAGCCGACTGGAACACCTCCTGCAGCTGAAGGATCTGCGCATCGAAGATTTAACCAGACATGTGGAGCGATACAAGAAGAGGGCTAACAAGAAATAG
- the erlin1 gene encoding erlin-1: MTMAHAGAVVAAVTAVMAILLHSSIHKIEEGHLAVYYRGGALLTTPNGPGYHIMLPFITTYRSVQTTLQTDEIKNVPCGTSGGVMIYFDRIEVVNMLVPSAVVDIVKNYTADYDKTLIFNKIHHELNQFCSVHTLQEVYIELFDIIDENLKIALQKDLNVMAPGLTIQAVRVTKPKIPEAIRRNFELMEAEKTRLLITAQTQKVVEKEAETERKKAIIEAQKMAQVAEIHFQQKVMEKETEKKISEIEDAAFLAREKAKADAEYYTAAKFAEANRLKLTPEYLELMKYQAIAANSKIYFGQDIPNMFVDNSDRRHGTLHKPDLTELLGSMEKGERPGRTQRAAANTEPAA, encoded by the exons ATGACGATGGCACACGCAGGGGCTGTAGTTGCTGCGGTTACCGCTGTGATGGCAATTCTGCTGCACTCCTCCATACACAAGATCGAGGAGGGACACCTGGCTGTGTACTACAG AGGCGGGGCTCTGCTGACCACGCCCAATGGCCCCGGCTACCACATCATGCTGCCCTTCATCACCACGTACAGATCAGTGCAG acgACGTTACAAACGGATGAAATAAAGAATGTGCCCTGTGGAACCAG CGGGGGCGTCATGATCTACTTTGACCGGATAGAAGTGGTCAATATGCTGGTTCCTTCTGCAG TGGTGGACATCGTGAAGAACTACACTGCCGATTATGACAAGACGCTGATATTTAACAAGATCCACCATGAGCTGAACCAGTTCTGCAGCGTTCACACCCTCCAGGAGGTCTATATCGAGCTCTTCG ATATCATCGACGAAAACCTGAAGATCGCCCTCCAGAAGGACCTGAACGTCATGGCTCCTGGCCTCACCATCCAG GCCGTACGTGTCACAAAGCCCAAGATTCCAGAGGCGATCCGAAGGAATTTCGAGCTGAT GGAGGCGGAGAAGACCCGGCTCCTCATCACTGCTCAGACGCAGAAAGTGGTTGAAAAGGAGGCAGAGACTGAGAGGAAGAAGGCTATCATCG AGGCCCAGAAGATGGCCCAAGTTGCTGAGATTCATTTCCAGCAGAAGGTTAtggagaaggagacagagaagAAGATTTCAGAGATTGAAG ATGCTGCTTTCCTGGCCAGGGAGAAAGCCAAAGCTGATGCAGAATACTACACAGCGGCCAAATTCGCTGAAGCCAACAGG CTCAAGCTGACCCCAGAGTACCTGGAGCTCATGAAGTATCAGGCCATCGCAGCTAACAGCAAGATCTACTTCGGCCAGGACATACCTAACATGTTTGTGGATAACAGTGATCGCCGGCATGGCACTCTACACAAGCCTGACCTCACTGAGCTCCTGGGGAGCATGGAAAAGGGGGAGCGGCCCGGGAGGACCCAGCGGGCCGCAGCCAATACGGAGCCTGCTGCCTGA
- the LOC111850383 gene encoding urokinase-type plasminogen activator-like, which produces MKIFLFLALLAASSPALHAQGPRKSKRACVRQHSVTDCGQHKKMQFKVMGGRTIAVESQPWIASIFLKGKFRCGGTLISPCWVLTAAHCFVDDHKRIKDMTIFLGKNAINESDASREQSFEVQKLITHEAYNDEVQPYYNNDIALLKIKCNRCAKMTDSVRTACLPPPSQMLPPGSSCQVIGYGKDETLHYSQYLKEGTVQLVAQKDCTSDTYYGTAVTDNMFCANSRTWTTDACKGDSGGPLICKVGNHMFLFGIVSWGEECAKRNRPGVYTKVTNYNKWIQQKTGVPGIALGVMFPHK; this is translated from the exons ATGAAGATCTTCCTCTTTCTCGCTCTGCTGGCTGCCTCATCACCAGCCCTGCACGCG CAGGGTCCCCGGAAATCCAAGAGGGCCTGTGTCCGCCAACACTCAG TGACCGATTGTGGGCAGcacaaaaaaatgcagttcAAGGTTATGGGTGGGAGGACCATTGCAGTGGAGTCCCAGCCATGGATAGCGTCCATCTTTTTGAAGGGTAAATTCCGCTGCGGTGGGACCCTGATCTCACCATGCTGGGTGCTCACGGCCGCTCACTGCTTTGTTGATGA tcacaaAAGGATTAAAGACATGACCATCTTCCTGGGGAAGAATGCCATCAATGAGAGCGATGCCAGCAGAGAGCAGAGTTTCGAAGTGCAGAAACTCATCACTCACGAGGCTTACAATGACGAGGTTCAGCCTTATTACAACAATGACATCG CTTTGCTGAAGATCAAATGCAACCGTTGTGCCAAGATGACGGACTCGGTACGGACCGCATGCCTTCCGCCCCCCAGCCAGATGCTGCCCCCAGGGTCCTCCTGCCAGGTCATTGGATATGGTAAAGATG AAACTCTCCATTACTCCCAGTACCTGAAAGAGGGCACTGTGCAGCTGGTGGCCCAGAAGGACTGCACGAGTGACACCTACTACGGGACAGCGGTCACAGACAACATGTTCTGCGCCAACAGCCGCACGTGGACCACAGACGCTTGTAAG GGAGACTCAGGGGGACCCTTGATATGCAAGGTGGGGAACCACATGTTCCTGTTTGGCATCGTCAGCTGGGGGGAGGAATGTGCCAAAAGAAACCGGCCGGGTGTCTACACCAAGGTCACCAACTACAACAAGTGGATCCAACAGAAGACGGGAGTTCCAGGCATTGCCTTGGGGGTCATGTTCCCTCATAAGTGA